A region of the Corynebacterium endometrii genome:
GGTCTCCGGATTGAGCGCGCGTGGGCTTTCGACCTGAATGGAGGCTGGGGTGGTGCCGTCATCCTCCGGGGCGGCGACAGACGAAGCGACGCGGTGGATGGGCTCGTTGTTGTCAATGACGATCGCCCATGTCGAGGTCATGGCCTGCGGCATAGCCTCAACTACCTGTTCCATACCCTTGGTTACATCGGCCGCGGCCGCAACGCGGGCGAGCAGATCGATCTGCCCACGGCGGTCCACGCTGCCGGAAAATGGGCGGATGGAATCAACCTCCACGCCCTCCACGGAAGCCGCGGCGGTGATGAGCGAGTCGGCCATAAATCCGGCTGGCAATTCAACCACGATGTCATCCATCACCGTGCCGTCACTGAAGCTTTCAACGATATCGACGGACTTGATGTCACCCTCAACCTGGCCGATTGCATCGGCGAGCTGACCAAGACTCCCGGGGGCATCGGGGAGCAGGACTCGGATGAGAAAAGACATAATTTCCAATCAATGTTTCAGGAGCAATATATTAAACGCGGTTGCTGGACCATACTACTAGTGCTGAGACTCAAGCCACAAGCATTAATTGCGCGGTGAGCATTCAATTTCGCGGGTGGCTTAGCGACCGCCGCGGGGCGTGCAGTAGCATGGAGGACTAACTCAAGAGTTAAACACCGGCTCGTTTGCATAATATACATTCGAGTGAAATATAAGCAAAGGATGGAGTACGCGTGTCTGAGATTTCGCGTGACGAGGTGGCACACCTCGCCAAGTTGTCTCGCCTGGCGCTGAGCGAGGAAGAGCTGTCACAGTTTGCTAGCCAGATTGATGAAATCATTGGTGCAGTGTCCGCTGTGGGCAAGGTGGATGCGGAAGGCGTAGTGCCAATGAGCCACCCTCACACCATTAACGCCCCAATGCGTGAGGACGTTATCGTCCGCACGCTGGGCACCGAGCAGGCGCTTGACCAGGCGCCTGCCGCGGAAGATGACCGCTTTGTTGTCCCTCAGATCCTCGGAGGAGAGTAAATGTCCACCTTTGTTGTACCCGCCGAGGGGCTAACCTCCCTTACCGCCGCGGAGCTGGCGGAAAAGATCCACTCCCGCGAAATTACCTCCCGCGAGGTGGTCCAGGCTCACCTGGATCGCATCGCCGAAACTGACGGCGAGCTCAACGCATTCCTGCATGTTGGCGCCGAGGAAGCGCTCGCGGCCGCCGACGCCGTGGACAAGGCTCTCGACGCCGGCGAGCCCCCGGCCTCGCCACTGGCGGGCGTCCCACTGGCGTTGAAGGATCTGTTGACCACTACGGACGCGCCAACCACTGCCGCGTCCAAGATGCTCGAGGGCTGGATGTCCCCGTATGACGCGACACTGGTCACCAAGCTGCGCGAGGCTGGCATCCCAATCCTGGGAAAGACTAATCTGGACGAGTTCGCAATGGGCTCTTCCTGCGAAAACTCCGCTTTTGGCCCTTCGCGCAACCCCTATGACATTGAACGCACCCCGGGCGGTTCCGGCGGCGGCACCTCCGCCGCCCTGGCCTCGGGGCAGGCTCCCCTGGGAATCGGTACGGATACCGGTGGATCCATTCGCCAGCCAGCCGCACTGACCAACACCGTGGGCGTAAAACCCACCTACGGCACCGTGTCCCGTTACGGGCTTATTGCCGCGGCGTCCTCCCTGGACCAGGCCGGCCCGTGCGCGCGCACCGTATTGGATACCGCATTGCTTCACGAGGTAATCGCGGGCCATGATTCCTTCGACGCGACGAGCGTCGATAAGCCTGTGGCCCCTGTGGTGGCCGCGGCTAAGGAAGGTGCGAAGGGTGATCTGTCCGGCGTGAAGATTGGCATCATCAAGCAGTTTGAGCGCGACGGATGGCAGCCCGGTGTGATGGAGGCTTACCATGCGGCGGTCGAGCAACTGGTGTCCCAAGGCGCCGAGACCGTCGAGGTTGATTGCCCGCACTTCGATGACGCGCTAGCCGCGTACTACTTGATCATGCCGTGTGAGGTTTCCTCCAACCTCGCCCGCTTTGATGGCATGCGTTACGGCCACCGTGGAGGCGACGATGGTTCGCATTCCGCGGAAGAGGTCATGTCCATCTCCCGTGCCGAGGGCTTTGGGCCAGAGGTGAAGCGGCGCATCATGCTGGGTACTTATGCGTTGTCTGTTGGCTACTACGACGCGTACTACCTGCAGGCGCAGCGCGTGCGTACCTTGATTGCCGAGGACTTTGCCAAGGCTTTCGAGCAGTGCGACGTCTTGGTTTCCCCAACCACCCCAACCACCGCTTTCAAGCTT
Encoded here:
- the gatA gene encoding Asp-tRNA(Asn)/Glu-tRNA(Gln) amidotransferase subunit GatA — translated: MSTFVVPAEGLTSLTAAELAEKIHSREITSREVVQAHLDRIAETDGELNAFLHVGAEEALAAADAVDKALDAGEPPASPLAGVPLALKDLLTTTDAPTTAASKMLEGWMSPYDATLVTKLREAGIPILGKTNLDEFAMGSSCENSAFGPSRNPYDIERTPGGSGGGTSAALASGQAPLGIGTDTGGSIRQPAALTNTVGVKPTYGTVSRYGLIAAASSLDQAGPCARTVLDTALLHEVIAGHDSFDATSVDKPVAPVVAAAKEGAKGDLSGVKIGIIKQFERDGWQPGVMEAYHAAVEQLVSQGAETVEVDCPHFDDALAAYYLIMPCEVSSNLARFDGMRYGHRGGDDGSHSAEEVMSISRAEGFGPEVKRRIMLGTYALSVGYYDAYYLQAQRVRTLIAEDFAKAFEQCDVLVSPTTPTTAFKLGEKVEDPMAMYNFDLCTLPLNLAGLCGMSVPSGMASDTGLPTGLQIMAPAFADDRLYKVGAAYEAGRK
- a CDS encoding amino acid-binding ACT domain protein, which codes for MSFLIRVLLPDAPGSLGQLADAIGQVEGDIKSVDIVESFSDGTVMDDIVVELPAGFMADSLITAAASVEGVEVDSIRPFSGSVDRRGQIDLLARVAAAADVTKGMEQVVEAMPQAMTSTWAIVIDNNEPIHRVASSVAAPEDDGTTPASIQVESPRALNPETETWIPESWSLLDSALAAAPLGNTGLVIVMGRTGGPDYLASEVEHLGNIGTILGAFLKK
- the gatC gene encoding Asp-tRNA(Asn)/Glu-tRNA(Gln) amidotransferase subunit GatC gives rise to the protein MSEISRDEVAHLAKLSRLALSEEELSQFASQIDEIIGAVSAVGKVDAEGVVPMSHPHTINAPMREDVIVRTLGTEQALDQAPAAEDDRFVVPQILGGE